From the genome of Fusarium fujikuroi IMI 58289 draft genome, chromosome FFUJ_chr06:
TCCAGCCTGGTGCTGCTTCATTCCAGCCCGGCCAAGCATATGGAGGATATGCACCTCaataccagcagcagcagcagcaatactATCAGCAAGGCTACTACCCCCAATACGGTGCTCAGCAGGGCTACAACCAATACAACCAGGGTTACGGTGGTTACAACAACCAAGGCTATGGTATGACACTTGCgacccaaaaaaaaaaaattcaCAATCCGCCGAGATCCGTGACTATGACATACTAACACAAGCAGCAGGTGGTGGCTATCCCCAGTAtggccaacaacagcaacagcaacaacctcAGCAGCCAGCTGCTCCTACGATTGCTCAACGACCTGCCGCCGATGCTCCCGCTGCTGCCCCCAGTCAGCCTGCTGCCGCTACCGCCCCTAAGCCCAAGGTGATCAGCATCAGCGGCGATGCTTCGGgtcccaagcccaagacgaAGGTCCTCTCCATCTCAGGAACCGGCGCCGCTACTCCCGTCAAGCAAGAAGAACCCCCCAAGGCTGAGCCTACCGATGAGCCCGAGGCCGGTCAGAAGGCCGCAGCCGTTAAGGCCATCGAGAAGACAGGCGAGAAGGCCGGTAAGGCTACCACCGCTAAGACCTCTGGTAAGACCTCACCAAGCCCTGGCTCTGGTCGCAACAGTCCCACCGCtggtgagaagaaggccgccgCCCGAGAAGTTGATGCCGTCGAAAAGGAGCAGGCCGCCGATGTCGACCAGGAGACTCTCAAGGAAATTTACGGCAAGGAGCacgtcaacatcatcttcatgggACACGTTGATGCCGGAAAGTCAACTCTTGGTGGTTCAATCTTGTATGCTACCGGTATGGTCGACGAGCGAACCATGGACAAGTACAAGAGGGAGGCAAAGGACTTGGGCCGCGAGTCTTGGTACCTGTCATGGGTCATGGATCTGAACAAGGAGGAGCGCACACAAGGAAAGACCATCGAGGTTGGCCGTGGTTTCTTCGAGACCGAGAAGCGTCGTTACAGTATCCTCGATGCCCCCGGCCACAAGATGTATGTCCCCAACATGATTGGAGGTGCCTCTCAGGCCGATGTTGGAATTCTCGTTATTTCCGCCCGAAAGGGCGAGTACGAGACAGGTTTCGAGAGAGGTGGACAAACCCGTGAGCACGCCATGCTGGCCAAGACACAGGGTGTCAACAAACTCATCGTTGCCGTTAACAAGATGGATGACCCCACCGTGGAGTGGTCTCACGAGCGATACCAAGAGTGTACCACCAAGCTCGCTCAGTTCCTCAAGGGCACTGGCTATAACCTCAAGACTGATGTTTACTTCCTACCCATCGCCGCTCAGCAAATGATGGGTATCAAGACCCGCATCCCCAAGGATGTCGCTCCCTGGTGGGATGGTCCCGCGCTGCTCGAGTATCTTGACAGCATGAAGGCTCTCGAACGCAAGGTCAACGCCCCTTTCATGTTACCCATCAATGGCAAGTACCGTGATCTTGGTACGATGGTGGAAGGTaagattgaggctggtgttgtCAAGAAGGGTATGAACATGATCATGATGCccaacaagaccaacgtAGAAGCTGCCGCCGTCTACGGCGAgcaggaggatgaggttcaGCTAGCTCAGTGTGGTGACCAAGTGCGA
Proteins encoded in this window:
- a CDS encoding probable SUP35-eukaryotic peptide chain release factor GTP-binding subunit, giving the protein MATPNSWEDDPASQDENLAQQAQQQLNMNNPAPAQGGFRPGIASFQPGAASFQPGQAYGGYAPQYQQQQQQYYQQGYYPQYGAQQGYNQYNQGYGGYNNQGYAGGGYPQYGQQQQQQQPQQPAAPTIAQRPAADAPAAAPSQPAAATAPKPKVISISGDASGPKPKTKVLSISGTGAATPVKQEEPPKAEPTDEPEAGQKAAAVKAIEKTGEKAGKATTAKTSGKTSPSPGSGRNSPTAGEKKAAAREVDAVEKEQAADVDQETLKEIYGKEHVNIIFMGHVDAGKSTLGGSILYATGMVDERTMDKYKREAKDLGRESWYLSWVMDLNKEERTQGKTIEVGRGFFETEKRRYSILDAPGHKMYVPNMIGGASQADVGILVISARKGEYETGFERGGQTREHAMLAKTQGVNKLIVAVNKMDDPTVEWSHERYQECTTKLAQFLKGTGYNLKTDVYFLPIAAQQMMGIKTRIPKDVAPWWDGPALLEYLDSMKALERKVNAPFMLPINGKYRDLGTMVEGKIEAGVVKKGMNMIMMPNKTNVEAAAVYGEQEDEVQLAQCGDQVRIRLKGIEEDDILPGFVLCSPKRLVHTVAEFEAQIRILELKSILTAGFNCVLHVHSAIEEVTFAALLHKLQKGTNRKSKNPPTHAKRGDSIIARMQVIGGAGAVCVEKFEDYPQMGRFTLRDQGQTIAIGKITKLIFNEA